The nucleotide sequence TCATAGGCACCAGCACATGGATAAAGTTCAGCCCCGAAAAAGCAACATAACTGCGGATAAAGGATTCTATCTGAGTACTGCAATTTCTGACCTCTCCATGGCGCTCAACATTCAAATACAGCTTGTCTCTATCATCATGAATATTGAACTGCTCACCCACTGAATCAGGGAACTGTAATTTTACGCCATCACCAACCATGCCTTGAAAAGTAAAGCTCATTTTCTGGCTTAAGCCGTATTCGCCTAAAACCAAAGAAAAGAGCAGATCACCCGGAACACAAAAACGTTTAGCGCCAACATCATGAATAGGATTAAAGTCCTGAGCCACATGCTTAGCAAAATCACTTGCCTGAGATGGCGTAATCAAAACTGTTTTATTTTCTTTTTTAAAATAAGGTGTTAGAAACATATTCACTCAATGTAGTCACAATTAAAACCCATCGTCTCCAAGATGCAGAATGAAGAGATAGCTTAGGTATAGATAAAATAATCGCACAGTCTATAGCAAATATCACTAAACACTCACCCGATGACTTAGTCGCTGAACTTTAAACTTCTAGATTCGCTCTCCCACCAATGTTGTTGTTAACAAATGTAAAGAACCAGCCCATTAAGTTAATTTTAATACAGTAAGAATAGAGTATGCACGCAAATGATAATCAATCCCATTAACAATAATGTAGATGATTCGCAGTTCATATCCTATACGGAGCTCTTATGTCACACAGCACTACGCTATCCTTAAGTCTAATTTCAACGGCACTACTTACCGCACTTTCGCCTCAGGTTATGGCCCAAGAGCTTAACTCTCAATCGACCATGGAACAGATCAGCATCTTCGGTAAACACAACCCTATTAACACCGTACCTGGCAGCGCGCATCTGCTAACTGAAGCTGATCTTGAAACGTTCAGATACACCGACATCATGCGCACTCTCTCCTCAGTGCCAGGCATCTATATTCAGGAAGAGGATGGTTATGGTCTGCGCCCTAACATAGGAATGCGTGGTACAGGGCAGAATCGCTCTGAAAAGATAACTATTATGGAAGACGGTGTTCTGGCAGCTCCTGCTCCTTATGCCTCACCTGCAGCCTACTATTTTCCAACTTCAGGCAGAATGCAGTCGATTGAGGTACTCAAAGGCAGCTCAACAGTTAAGTATGGACCTCGCACCACAGGCGGTGTGATCAATATGCTCTCTCGTCAAATTCCAGAAGAGGAGCTTGCGGGTAAGATAGATGTCGCTGCAGGCCAAAATGGCTTTGCCAAAATACATGCCTATGCGGGTGGACAAGGTGAACGAATTGGCGCAGTCGCCGAAGTGTATCGCTACCAAGCCGATGGTTTTAAAGATATCAATGGTGTCGGAGGCAATACTGGTTTCGAGAAAAGCGATGCCCTTGCCAAAATCAGCATTCGCTCAGAAGAAGGGGCTAAATATGGGCAAATTGTCGAGTTTAAGCTTAAATACTCAGACGAAGTCTCAAATGAAACCTATATGGGGCTCACCGATGCTGATTTCGAAGCGACACCTTATGCACGTTACTCTGCCTCACAAAAAGATGTGATGAATACTGAGCACAAACAGTTTCAGATCAATCATCTCATTGACTTCAGTGATAGCCTGACCTTAGGCACAACGGCTTACTACAATGGGTTTGCCCGTAACTGGTATAAAGCAGACAGAGTCGGCGGAGACAGCCTTAAAAAAGGCGGGATCGAAAATGCATCAGCATTTGATAAGAATCCAAACTCTGCTCCCATTGATGTGCGCGTAAAGGCCAATAATCGCAGCTATGTCTCTCAAGGAATACAAACTGAACTTAACTGGTTTTTAGATAGCCATGAGATCGCCTTTGGTGCTCGCTACCACGAGGATTCGATGGATAGATTCCAGTGGACAGATCAATATAACATCGATGCAAATCAAGTCATGACCTTGACGGAGAGCGGTATTCCCGGTACCGATTCAAACCGTATCGACAGCGCCGAGGCCATAGCCCTTTACGTGCAAGATAAAATCCAGTTAGGCAACTTCAACATCACAGCGGGAGTTCGCTATGAAGATGTCACTACCAATCGACTCGATTGGGGCAAAGATAACGTACAGCGTGATGGAAAACCCATTGAAGACATCAGTAACAGCTTTTCAACTTTGCTTCCTTCACTCTCTGCCACTTATCAGGTCAATGATAACTGGCTAGTATTAGCTGGCGTTCAAAAAGGCTTCTCACCTGCCGCGCCTGGCAATGCAGATAGAGAAGAGGAAAACAGCTGGAACTACGAGGCGGGTACACGTTTCAACGCTGGTGAGTTCAACTCAGAAGCGATATTCTTCTATAGCGACTACAGCAATATGCACGGTAACTGTACCGCAGCTCAAGGCTGTGATGAAGAGAACCTCGACAACCAATATAATGCAGGTGAAGTGGCAGTATCTGGACTTGAATTGAGCTTAGGCTACCAATTTAACGCTGCAGGAGATATCAGCTTTCCAGTAAAGTTGGCGTATACCTACACCAATGCTGAATTCCTAAATAACTTTGAATCTGAATTTGATGCTTGGGGTGATGTGACTAAAGGCGACAAACTTCCCTACCTAGCGGAAAACATCCTCTTCGCCTCAGCGGGCGTTACAGGTGACAGTTGGGAACTAACTTTAGCTGCACGCTATACCGGTGATATCCGTACTAAAGCCGGTCAAGGTGATATCGCTCAAGATGATCTCATCAAATCAAAAACCATTGTCGATCTATCGGGACGTTACTTTATCAGTGAAGCGCAAGAGGTTTACCTCACTGCAGAGAACCTTTTTGATGAGAAATATATCACCACAAGAATTCATGGCTCTAACTTTGCGGGTAAACCACTGACTATTTCAGTGGGCTATGCGTACAAATTCTAATCACAACAAATAAGTTTCACATAAAGATTAGAATAATTTTGCCAGATATTGTCTTCAAGAAAAGGTGAGCCTTCTAGTTCACCTTATTCTCTTTCATTAGAAAACACTCATTATAAAACAGAGTCTTACTCTCTCTCCCAGCCCATCAACACTTACACAAATAAACTCACCTTCAATTTACCTTTAATTCACAAACATTGATCTTAATCAAAAACATAATGATAACGATTTGCATTATCGGCAAACATTGTTAGAATTTAACAAAATTTAATAACCTTTGCACAACACTCGGGAAAAGAATGATGATGAAGAAAACATTACTTGCAACAGCCTTAGTTGGCCTATTTGCCAGCCAAACGGCTTTCGCTTCTGATGAGACCCAAGAGCTACGTAAAATCATTGAGCAACAGCAACAAGTACTTCAAGACTTAGAACGACGTCTTGAAGCAACAGAAACTCGCGTCGAGCGAACTGCCGACGTAGTTGAAGAAGTTGCAGAGTCTAATAGTGCGACGACCATTGGTGGCTATGGTGAACTTCATTACAACAACATTACCGATAACAAGACAGGGAAAGACAAGAAAGAGGTTGACTTTCATCGCTTTGTTCTTTTCTTTGGTCATGAATTTACTGAAAATACCCGTTTCTTTTCAGAACTAGAAGTTGAACATGCACTATCTGGTAATGATAAGCCTGGTGAAGTAGAGCTTGAACAAGCTTACATTGAGCATGATTTTAACAACATGTTTACCGGTAAAGCGGGTCTATTCCTGATCCCAGTTGGTATCATCAATGAGACTCACGAGCCACCAACATTCTATGGAGTTGAACGTAACCCTGTCGAGAAAAATATCATCCCATCAACTTGGTGGGAAGCGGGTCTAGCACTTAATGTTAAAGCAGCTCCTGGCTTAGCTTTCGACGGCGCCATTACCAGTGGCCTTGAAGTTGCCACAACGGGTAGCAAGGCATATAACATCCGTAGCGGTCGCCAAAAAGTAGCCAAAGCCAATGCTTCTGATCTTGCTTATACCGCACGCGCAAAATACACAGCTATACCGGGACTTGAACTTGCAGCAACAGCTCAATACCAGTCTGACATCACTCAAGGTGTAGGCGGTGTTGATACAGCATCGGCAACTTTGCTGACCGCTCACGTCATTTACAGCATTCAAGCATTCACCGTTAAAGCCCTATATGCACAGTGGGATATCGACGGAGCAGAAGCTAAAGCACTTGGACGTAATGATCAAAATGGTTGGTACATCGAGCCATCATACCGTATCAATAACAGCTTTGGATTGTTTGCTCGTTACAACGAGTATGACAATGAAGCTGGTAATAGTGATGACACTAAAATCACTCAAACCAATGTCGGTGTGAACTATTGGTTACATGAAAATGTCGTCTTTAAAGCTGACTATGAAACAGTGGGTGGCGCTAAAGATGCTGACGGTTTCAACCTCGGCGTAGGCTACCAGTTCTAATCTACAAAATAAGTTCCTAGGTGCTAGGTTCTAGGTGCTAAAAGCCGTAGCTTTTAGCACCTTTCTCATTTTTTACCTAAACTCAGACAGTTAGGATCTGAAACTTTATTTATTGCTGAGCATATGATGAAATTAATTCAAACATTAGCCATTGCTATCACATTAAGTTTAAGTTTTGCAGTGCTCGCTAATAGCCAGTATCAAGCACCAAAAGCGTTTATCAGCCAAGCCTTCAACGCTCCCACTCCTAAGGCTAAGGTATTCTGGATCGACGATGAGGCTCAACAGGTCATTGAAAAGATCTTGTCCCATAAATTTAAGAAACTGCGGATCCGCTACTGGCAGCAGGAGGGAGAAACCGTCTGGATATTAGATGAGATAGGTAAAGAAGCCCCGATCACTGTCGGTATTCATGTGAAACAAAAACAGATAGCCCAAACTAAAGTACTTGTTTATCGTGAAAGCCGTGGTGATGAAGTACGCCACGATTTTTTTACCGATCAATTCAAAGCCGCCAAGCTCAATAAAGAGCTCAAGCTCGACAGACATATCGACGGTATTACCGGTGCTACCTTGTCAGTCAGAGCACTAACTAAACTTTCACGTATTGCGCTCTGGTTGGATTCACGAGTAACAAGAAGCTAGTGATGAAACTCTGACTCTAACTATCGTTACCTGATATGCTTGTTATGATTTCCACCTGACAGAGTTAATAACAAGAATAATAATGGCCCATAAACATCTCCCTTCCAGCAGAAACCGTGTCAGCTTAATGCTTAAAAGACTGCTTAGGCCTTGGCATCAATGGTTGGGGATTTTCAGTGCCCTTTTCGTCTTGCTCCTTGCCATAACGGGCATATTGATCAACCACAGTCATCATCTTGCTATCGATATTAGCCATGTCAAACAAGCTTGGCTGCTGGATAATTATGGCATTACACCGCCAGCTCAGATAAATATTTACCAAACATCACCACTACAGCTCGCCAGTTCAGACAATCTTGTCTGGGTAGATAAGCATCTGGCACTCGAAGCCAACTCTACCATTAACGGCATCGTCCCCTTTGGCGGTATGTTCATCGCTATTGATAGCGATAACCTATACCTCATCTCTGCTGAGGGAGCATTACTTGAAAAGCAAGATCTGAGCACAGGCTTACCTTCAGGGCTAACATCTTTAGCCAATGATGGTCATATCTGGATAAACACTGATAGTGGCAGCTATATGGCCGATGAAGACCTTATTGAGTGGACTCAGGCCATGCCCTTTGTCCCACTGACTTGGGTTCAACCCTTAACGGAAGTGAGTAATAGCTCAGTAATAACGGCAACTCAAGAGATCTCACTATTAGCACGCTCACACCACCTAACCTGGGAACGCGTCCTGCTCGATATTCACAGTGGCCGTTTCTTTGGTGTTTTAGGGCCCTGGTTTATGGATCTGGTTGCCCTTGCTCTGATATTTATGTCACTGTCTGGAGTGTATTTGTGGCTGCAGCACAAACCAAAACGAATTAAACGAAAGTAAATTCGTTTAATTCGTTAAACCTAGGGTTCATTGTAACAACTTGAAAGCTCTATCTCTTGAACCTATAGTAACGAGCTCACGAGCATTCTCTCAGGCACAGAGTGCCGTCCTAGCTGCATTTAGCAAGACAAAGCCCGTTCTATCTACATCAATATTAATTGCGCCAGTTTTTCTCTCAACCAGATATGCGCGGGATTAAACTCATTACGTTTATGCCACATCATATTGTGTAATACTGGCTTACTTTTAAAAGGAGGGGCAATACATTGAAGGTTGAATATTTCGGCGTATTTATCTGCCATGCTACTACAAGTAGTACCGATACAATCGCTCTCTGATATCAGTGCCATCATGGCGATGAGTGAGTGACACTCACAACTGATTTTACGCTCACGGATCACCTCTTCAGTAAAAAAATCCAGTGCAGTAAGATCCGAACGACGCACTTTAATGATGATATGTTTCTCTCGGTAAAACTGATCTTTATCTATGGAGTCATGGATACGTGGATGATTCTTACGACAGAGCAGTGAAATACCTTCGCGATAAAAGAGTTGATTTGTATAGGAGAGGCTTGGCAACTGCCCAATATCGATAGCTAAATCGGCTTTTTGTAGACTCAACTGCTGCTGCAACTGCTCCTCGTCAGTCGGAGTCAGCTTAAACTCAATATCACACCTGCCCATCTCTGTGTCCAGTTCAACCAAAGGTTGCAGCAGACTCATCATGGGTTCATTAACATAAACCACAAATGAACGTGGTGTTTGCTTATCAAACCCCGACACATTACTTAATGCGCTATTGACCATGTTATAAGCAGGAGAAACTTGATTGGCAAATTGAATTGCCGCATTGGTCGGTGATATCCCTCGCCCTTCTCGCACAAAGAGCTCCACCCCAAGCGTTTTTTGTAACCGCTTCAATGCTGCACTGACGCCTGGTTGGGTCAAGCCTAAAGCGTCCGCGGCTAAAGTGATAGACCGCTGTTGATAGACCTCTAAAAAGATCGCCAGTAAGTTAAAATCGAACCTTTTATCCATAACTCCCCCAACCAATACTAAGGCTTTAATAATACATAAACCTATCAACATATAAATAAATTAACACAGGAATAAGTTAACACATACAGAATAGTTATGTTTTATCTAAAGCTGAGTTTATTGGTTAGAAAAAGTTCCAAGCCTATCCTATCACCAAGATTTCAAGACAAAGCAATCATGGCTATACCAATCAGAATAAAGATTTGATCGCTCAGCGAGAGTTAATCGGTCCTGAGGCAAGGCAACGAGTGAAGAGCATAGTTATTCTACGGTTAAGCTCGTTAACACAGCATCAGAACCGCTAAAACTCGCCTGTTAAGGAGTGTTTTTGGCTGCCTACTTCAGCGTTGAATGAATTCATAAGGGAACAACCATTATGTCATTCATTCGCCATGAATTAGTTTGCCAAAAAACACTCTGAGTAGATCAACTTCTTATGCTGATTGGTATCACTCCCAAGGAGAGCCGACACGTTTTGTCTTTACCCATTTTTAAATCTCTAAGGTGATTATTATGAAAAACAAGATGATGAACAAAACCATTCTTGCAACAAGCATCGTTAGTCTGCTCTCTTTTAATCTTGCAGCTCATTCCCACGATGAGGTTGAAAAACGCAACCATGAACATGAGCATATCAATGCCACTGAGATGGCAGCATACAAGGGAAAAGCAGCAACAATTCATACCACAGCCGCCAATAAAGCGCTGGCTATGCGCTTGCCATTTGCTGATATGACCGCATTTGAACAACAAAAGCGTGGCCTCATTGCCGCTTTTGGCGATCACGACGCAGGTAAAGCAAGGTTACAATTTAGCGATATGATGCAAGACATCGAGCCAACAGCCTTCCCCGATACAGTGAACCCCTCTATCTTCCGTCAAGGCTTAATGAACTACCAAGCAGAAGGCTTGTATCAAGTGGTTGATGGCGTTTATCAAATTCGTGGTAATGATATTGCAAATATCACTATCTTTAAAACAGATAATGGTTATGTGATCAACGATCCTGGCTTACTCGATGAGACCACTCAGCTTGCATGGGAGTTTGCTAAGCAGCATCTGCCTGCGCCTCATACCATCCACGCAGTGATCTACTCTCATCCCCATGGCGATCATTTCGGTGGTGTACGCGGCTTAAGTACAGACTTTAGTGATGATGTGAAAATTGTTGCCCCAGAGGGATTTGTACAAGCCTTAGCCGATGAAAATATGTTGGCAGGAAATGCCATGTCACGCCGCTCCAACTACCAATATGGAGTCACACTCGGTAAAGATGCTCATGGGGCGGTAGATAACGCCATCGGGTTAACCACGGGCATCGTCGGTGATCTAACCTTGATCACGCCAACACTGGATATATCTGATAAAACAGAAACCCACACCATAGATGGTGTTAAGTTTGAGTTTACCAATGTCCCTGGCGCTGAAGCCCCCGTTGAAATTATCACTTGGGTCGAGAAGTACAACACCTTGTTTACTGGTGAGCTTACCTATCATGGCATGCACAATATTTATACTTTCCGCGGTGCAAAAGTACGTGATTCATTAGCTTGGAGTAAATACCTCACCGACATGAAGCTTGCTTACGGTGACCGTATCGAAGCGTTAACCTCTTCTCACTCAGCGCCGGTATGGAATACAGCAGACATCAATGAGTACATCACCCTACAGCGTGATAACTACGGCTTTATTCATAATCAAGCTCTGCGTTTAGCCAATCATGGCACTACGATCAATGATGTAGGGCGTGAGATCGACAAGATAATCCCAGAAGCCCAGTTTAATACTTGGCACACCAATGGCTACCACGGCTCATACTCACATAATGCCCGCGCCGTCGTTAACCTCTATTTGGGCTACCATGACTTAAACCCTGTCAACACCAACCCACTAACGAGCCAAGACAAATCTTGTGTTTATGTGGAAACCGCTGGAATCAACACCTTAATGAGAGGCGCGCAAGCACGCTTTGATAAGGGCGAGTACCAGGCCGCTTCTCAGCTCGTTAACGATATCGTACTGTGTGACCCCAATAACCAAGCTGCACGTAACCTGTTAGCCGACTCTTTTGAGCAGCAGGGCTATCAGTCGGAGACCATGGCATGGCGCAACTCTTACTTGTCAGGGGCTTACGAGCTACGGACCAATACCATCCATGAGTCGATTAAACAGAACTCGGCAGACATAGTGGCTAATAGTCCGACACTGAACATCCTCGATTACCTTGCGGTACGGTTAAATGCACCAAAGGCAATTAAGGCTAACTTAACCCTGAGCTTTAATCTTGTGCATCCAGACAGTAACGAGTTTTTCTATTCAGAGATCTCAAACGGCAATATGGCCAACGTCAGTACGGAGCAAGAAGTAAAAAGTGCTGATGCCACCTTCTACATCAACAAAATCGATCTCGCTAAGGTGATGACAGGTCAAACAACACTCGCTGAGCTGTTAAAGGGCCAACAAGCCAATATCAAAGGTCAACAGGACTTTATCCAAAAAATCATGCCAAACCTAGATACCTTCAGCCCGCTGTTTGAAATCCTACCAATCGCAGAACAGCAATAGACCATTCTCTTGGTTCTTGGGGAATGCCCCAAGAGCCAGTAACAAATCACTCCCCTTCCTTTTTTAGAGGCAACCGCCTTTCTCTACTGAGCCTACAATATGAAAAAATTATCCTTAATCAGCACTCTCAACCTCATTACTCCCTTGAGTTTGGTAGCACTGTTTTTTACGCCAACCGGTTTTGCTCAGCAGTGGGATGGTGAAACTCAAGATATGTCTGACCCACTCGCGGTATACACTCAAGCGGGTGTGGGCGTTGCTAACCAAGGGATTAACTTAAAAATAGGCAACGCCTATGACACCGGAGATATAGATACCATGGCGATGAACATCGTCGAACTAAAAGGCGTAGGCGGTGACAGCCTTGGTCTAGATGGTAATAACTCTATCAACAACTTACGTTTTCGTAACTTCAACTTAGACAAAACCAATGGCCGCGGCTCGCAAGTTGATGTGAACTGGGACTTTAATACCAACCTAGGAAGTGCATCTTACAGTTTTATTCAAGCACTGCCGGCATTGGGTCCACTTCAACTTTATCCACTTGCAGGCATAGGCGTCACTCTTACCGATACTGCAGTCATTAGAGGCGATGAAAATCCAGTTGGTAGCGTGGGATACGCCATTCCATCAAGCTTTGCAGTGGTGGGGACTTATGCAAAAATTGCCATCACAGATAAAATCTGGCTTAACTATAACCCCATGTATATGACCACGTTAAACAGCAACCAATATATGTCGGATATGATGGATGGTTTTTACCACGAAGTGGTGGCCAGTTATCAGATAAATCCCAGACAAAATATTCGATTCTTCGTTAACTATGCAGCAACTGAATTTAATAAAGATAACAATATTGACTGGCGAATTGAGTTTAACCACCAGTTTTAATCATAAACTATCATAGAGATGCTCAAAATGCCCATCTAACGCTATAGGCATTTTGAGCATCTCTGTTACAGAAAACCGATCTGATTAACCCAATTATCAATGTCGATCTCTTGATAAAATTCTAAATTTCTGGTTTAATCGAAATATAAAGTTGTTTCGATAGCGACAAATTAGGCACGACATCAAAGGCATTATTATGAGTAACATGAACGTTCAGTTAGTGGATAAACAGATCACCGATGAATTGTGTGAATGGTCAATTATGCACGGTATTGCCTTTAAAAATAGTGATGGCACCGCAAGGCACTGTCCATTCAGTATTGCACCTATTTCTATGAAACGACATGTTTATCAGCATTTATTGAAAGTGACTCCCTTACTCACCAAATTGATCAGCCGGGTGTCTGAAGATCATTTATTTCTGCAGTCATCATTGAGTAAGATGGCGAAAGCAGATCCATTTTTCGAACGTTTAATGATGCTACATCACCAGATCCATGGGATTAAAGGTCAGCCATTATCTCCGGCTCGCCAGCCGCTGCTGCTGATGAGAACCGATTATATGGATGACCGTCAGCAAGGAGCTAAAGTCATTGAATTCAATGGTATTGCAGCAGGTATGGGGCCATTTGGTAAACGGATCACTCAGTTGCACCAATTTATGCAAAACCAATGGCCAGAGATCTATCATGACTGGGCTGAATCTCTTGAGGCAATCTCTGCCGACAACAACTGCCTTGAACAATTAGCTGACGCTATTGTTCACTCTGCACGTAAAATACAAGCAGATTTCAATGAAACAGACCAAGCCACTTTCTTGATGATTGTGCAGCGGCATGAAGACAATGTTTACGATCAGCACCTGCTTGAAGTTGAACTTAGAAAACAAGGCATTAGAACCGTTAGACGAACCTTTGATGAGCTGGCATCTCAAGTGTATACAGGTGAAAGAGAAAGGCTAATGCTTAGAGGGGTCGGCACTGTTGACGTGGTTTACCTACGTGCTGGTTATCAATATATGGACTATTTTGCTCCCCAATTGCGTGAAGATATCTGCTGTCAAACATTAAGCCAAACACGAGCCTTTATCGAGCAACATAATGTTGCTGTTAACGCGACAGTAAGCCAGCAGCTAGCAACCAGCAAAACAATGCAGATGATATTGACTATGATGCCTGAACAGGAGTTTGCCCCTTGGGGGCTTTCTCTAGAGGAAGTGAGGCTAGTGAAAACCGTATTGGCTGAAATGTTACCTATCAATCAAGATGTTATCTCATGGTTTGCATCCGAAGCAGATCAAAATGAATGGGTTTTAAAAAACCAAGGGGAAGGTGGAGGTCATTGTATCTTTGGCAATGAGATCAGTGACAAGCTTAGTCAACTGAAAGTTGGTCAGTATGATGCCTGGGCACTAATGAAACGCTTGCATCCACACGAGCGTGAACGTCCAACCATTGCAGTACGTGATGGTGAACAGATAAAAGTCGATGACTTAGTCAGTGAAATTGGTTTGTTTACTGCTTTTTTTAATGGTGAACCAGTGACTGAATTGGATGGTTATGCGGGTTACCTAGTACGAAGCAAGCCAGCAAAAGAGAATGAGGGCGGTGTACACAGTGGTCAAGGAATTTTAGATTCTATCACCTTGGTTGATTAGATATCATTTGAACAGACTACCAGAACTTCAGGAAGCTCTGGTAGTCTACTTCATGCAACGGCTTTGCTGACTTCTATTTGGGAAGGTTTTCCCAAATCTTGCCCAAATACAGTATCCCTAAAAATATGCTCAATATACGAGATTATTTAAATATCCTTAATACTTATTTGGCTATTTATTTTTTCAGTAGTGGAAAAATTAGCTGAACTGGTTGTCTCTAATGTTAACCCTCTTGTTTCTGGGGCCATCAATACTGAAATAACTAAGCCAAACAGAGATATTGCCGCACCGACTAATAAGGTAGATGAAATACCATAACTCGCCATAAATAAAGGTAAACCATAAGTAGAAACTATGGTGCCAATACGGCTAAAAGACATCACAGCACCAATAGCTGACGCTCTAATTTCTGTTGGGAAAAGCTCATTGGGATAGAGCCACTGTAAAATACCAGGGCCTCCAGAGAAGAAGGCATAAACAGCAAAAGCTCCTACAATTAACCATATACTGGGATTAGGTACGGTTCCAAGAAGTGCCAGAGAAGCAGTCATTATACCGAAACTACCGATTAACAGTGGTCGACGACCAATTGAGTTCAGCCAATACATGGCAGGGATGCAACCAGCCATAAAAAATATACTGATAACGATATTACCGATAGCCGAGTCTTTTCCTTCTGAAAAACCTAATTGGTCAATTATTTGAGGTCCAAATGTATATATAGCAAACATAGGAATGACCTGACAAGTCCATATCGTACCAATAAATATAATTCGCTTTAAATATATAGGTTCAAAAAGCTTACTGTATTTTGTTTCTTCAGCCGCTTCAAAACTAATATCAACATTTGGGCCAAAGAACTTATGCATTATTTCACGGCATTCATCAACCCGACCTTTTTTAAGTAACCACCGTGGAGACTCTGGTAGATGATAACGACCAAATAGAATTATGATACAGGGAATAATGGCACTACCAAACATCCATCTCCAACCATCTTGAACATCGTAAAGGAGGTAGCCAACCATATTGGCTGCGGTAGCACCTATGTACCACATTGCTGCGATGAAACCCATAGTGAATGCCCGCTGTTTCGTCGGTGAAAATTCGGCAACCATAGAGGTAGCAATGGGGTAATCAGCACCAATAACGATACCAATTAAGAAACGTAAAACAACCAGTTCAATGGGCGATGAAATAAACATAGTCGCAAATGAAAGTACAGCAATGGCTATGATATTAATCATGAACATTTTTTTACGACCAAATATATCAGCTACGTAACCAAATAGGGCGGTACCAATAAATAGACCCGCTAATGTGGCTGCACCAACTAACCCTATCCATTGGGTATCTAACTCTAGTTCAGG is from Shewanella sp. MTB7 and encodes:
- a CDS encoding DUF3581 domain-containing protein translates to MFLTPYFKKENKTVLITPSQASDFAKHVAQDFNPIHDVGAKRFCVPGDLLFSLVLGEYGLSQKMSFTFQGMVGDGVKLQFPDSVGEQFNIHDDRDKLYLNVERHGEVRNCSTQIESFIRSYVAFSGLNFIHVLVPMMKQHQVMINPARPLVIYESMSFDLTTLDFTQVTLSLVEQELVVDGKRGNVTLKFELHSGDALVGTGVKTLVMSGLRPIEADKVQGMCDTYEGRRTSF
- a CDS encoding TonB-dependent receptor family protein yields the protein MSHSTTLSLSLISTALLTALSPQVMAQELNSQSTMEQISIFGKHNPINTVPGSAHLLTEADLETFRYTDIMRTLSSVPGIYIQEEDGYGLRPNIGMRGTGQNRSEKITIMEDGVLAAPAPYASPAAYYFPTSGRMQSIEVLKGSSTVKYGPRTTGGVINMLSRQIPEEELAGKIDVAAGQNGFAKIHAYAGGQGERIGAVAEVYRYQADGFKDINGVGGNTGFEKSDALAKISIRSEEGAKYGQIVEFKLKYSDEVSNETYMGLTDADFEATPYARYSASQKDVMNTEHKQFQINHLIDFSDSLTLGTTAYYNGFARNWYKADRVGGDSLKKGGIENASAFDKNPNSAPIDVRVKANNRSYVSQGIQTELNWFLDSHEIAFGARYHEDSMDRFQWTDQYNIDANQVMTLTESGIPGTDSNRIDSAEAIALYVQDKIQLGNFNITAGVRYEDVTTNRLDWGKDNVQRDGKPIEDISNSFSTLLPSLSATYQVNDNWLVLAGVQKGFSPAAPGNADREEENSWNYEAGTRFNAGEFNSEAIFFYSDYSNMHGNCTAAQGCDEENLDNQYNAGEVAVSGLELSLGYQFNAAGDISFPVKLAYTYTNAEFLNNFESEFDAWGDVTKGDKLPYLAENILFASAGVTGDSWELTLAARYTGDIRTKAGQGDIAQDDLIKSKTIVDLSGRYFISEAQEVYLTAENLFDEKYITTRIHGSNFAGKPLTISVGYAYKF
- a CDS encoding porin — protein: MMMKKTLLATALVGLFASQTAFASDETQELRKIIEQQQQVLQDLERRLEATETRVERTADVVEEVAESNSATTIGGYGELHYNNITDNKTGKDKKEVDFHRFVLFFGHEFTENTRFFSELEVEHALSGNDKPGEVELEQAYIEHDFNNMFTGKAGLFLIPVGIINETHEPPTFYGVERNPVEKNIIPSTWWEAGLALNVKAAPGLAFDGAITSGLEVATTGSKAYNIRSGRQKVAKANASDLAYTARAKYTAIPGLELAATAQYQSDITQGVGGVDTASATLLTAHVIYSIQAFTVKALYAQWDIDGAEAKALGRNDQNGWYIEPSYRINNSFGLFARYNEYDNEAGNSDDTKITQTNVGVNYWLHENVVFKADYETVGGAKDADGFNLGVGYQF
- a CDS encoding FMN-binding protein; translated protein: MKLIQTLAIAITLSLSFAVLANSQYQAPKAFISQAFNAPTPKAKVFWIDDEAQQVIEKILSHKFKKLRIRYWQQEGETVWILDEIGKEAPITVGIHVKQKQIAQTKVLVYRESRGDEVRHDFFTDQFKAAKLNKELKLDRHIDGITGATLSVRALTKLSRIALWLDSRVTRS
- a CDS encoding PepSY-associated TM helix domain-containing protein; this translates as MAHKHLPSSRNRVSLMLKRLLRPWHQWLGIFSALFVLLLAITGILINHSHHLAIDISHVKQAWLLDNYGITPPAQINIYQTSPLQLASSDNLVWVDKHLALEANSTINGIVPFGGMFIAIDSDNLYLISAEGALLEKQDLSTGLPSGLTSLANDGHIWINTDSGSYMADEDLIEWTQAMPFVPLTWVQPLTEVSNSSVITATQEISLLARSHHLTWERVLLDIHSGRFFGVLGPWFMDLVALALIFMSLSGVYLWLQHKPKRIKRK
- a CDS encoding LysR family transcriptional regulator, which translates into the protein MDKRFDFNLLAIFLEVYQQRSITLAADALGLTQPGVSAALKRLQKTLGVELFVREGRGISPTNAAIQFANQVSPAYNMVNSALSNVSGFDKQTPRSFVVYVNEPMMSLLQPLVELDTEMGRCDIEFKLTPTDEEQLQQQLSLQKADLAIDIGQLPSLSYTNQLFYREGISLLCRKNHPRIHDSIDKDQFYREKHIIIKVRRSDLTALDFFTEEVIRERKISCECHSLIAMMALISESDCIGTTCSSMADKYAEIFNLQCIAPPFKSKPVLHNMMWHKRNEFNPAHIWLREKLAQLILM